One Gigantopelta aegis isolate Gae_Host unplaced genomic scaffold, Gae_host_genome ctg2979_pilon_pilon, whole genome shotgun sequence genomic window carries:
- the LOC121391807 gene encoding LOW QUALITY PROTEIN: kinesin-like protein KIF21B (The sequence of the model RefSeq protein was modified relative to this genomic sequence to represent the inferred CDS: inserted 2 bases in 2 codons; deleted 5 bases in 4 codons) yields the protein MCNNSGCGPQNAREQVDMCRVCTFVTPGEPQVILGKDKAFTYDYVYDVGTEQLELYSSVWESFSRRCFSGLNATVLAWKQTGSGKTYTMGTGFDVTVLPEEQGAIPRAVHHLFNGIDARQKEAQTSNIPAPQFQLSTQFLELYNEEIIDLFDSSRDSSKRLRIHESQDGNIYVDGAITHQVKSEEELLEVLKRGALSRSVGSTNMNAHPLDHMLFFTLIMVQQRPIVQVNSDSGPEVLDWETLTSKFHXVDLAGSERLKRTGAPGERAXEGISINCGLLLLCNVISALGDKAKKGSHVPYRDSKLTRLLQDSLGNNSQTLMIACISPSDRDFMETLNTLKYANRARNIKNKVTVKQDKSSAQISALHKRIQELELEIQEFRAGRLVVTDDGSVVLNDLARENTLLKAENDNPLVLKMLLLQRLLDGGGEELGREIEDEENTEDEEISDLEAINLSCSSESEDDARGYG from the exons ATGTGCAATAACAGTGGGTGTG GGCCACAAAATGCCAGAGAACAGGTAGACATGTGTCGTGTTTGtacttttgttacaccaggtgAACCTCAAGTCATCCTTGGAAAGGATAAAGCTTTCACTTATGATTATGTCTATGATGTGGGAACTGAGCAATTAGAACTTTACTCCTCTGTGTGGGAAAGTTTTAGTAGAAGG TGTTTCAGTGGACTTAATGCTACAGTGTTAGCATGG aaacagACTGGTAGTGGAAAGACATACACAATGGGTACTGGTTTTGATGTAACAGTTCTCCCCGAAGAACAAG GTGCCATTCCAAGAGCAGTTCACCATCTTTTCAATGGAATAGATGCTCGACAAAAAGAGGCTCAAACATCTAATATACCTGCTCCACAATTTCAACTCTCCACCCAATTTCTCGAACTATACAACGAagaaatcattgatttgttTGATTCATCGAGAGACTCGTCCAAGAGACTCAGGATACATGAGTCACAAGACGGTAACATCTACGTTGATGGAGCTATCACTCATCAGGTCAAGAGTGAAGAAGAG CTTTTAGAAGTTTTGAAACGTGGTGCACTCTCTCGGTCTGTGGGAAGCACTAACATGAATGCGCATCCTCTCGATCACATGCTATTTTTTACTCTAATAATGGTACAACAAAGACCTATTGTTCAGGTG AATTCCGATTCTGGGCCTGAAGTATTAGACTGGGAGACTTTAACTTCTAAATTCC TTGTGGATTTGGCTGGTTCAGAACGTCTGAAGAGAACGGGAGCTCCTGGGGAGAGAG AAGAAGGCATCTCTATTAACTGTGGATTG ttgctCTTGTGTAACGTCATAAGTGCATTGGGTGATAAAGCTAAGAAAGGATCTCATGTTCCGTACAGAGATAGCAAATTGACACGCCTCCTTCAAGACTCTCTT GGTAACAACAGTCAGACACTGATGATA GCCTGTATTAGTCCTAGTGACAGAGACTTTATGGAGACACttaatactttaaaatatgCTAACAGAgcaagaaatataaaaaataaa gtgACAGTCAAACAGGACAAATCAAGTGCTCAAATTTCTGCTCTCCATAAAAGAATTCAAGAACTAGAGTTAGAAATACAAGAATTTCGAGCTGGTCGTCTAGTAGTAACTGATGATGGCAGTGTTGTTCTGAATGATCTCGCGAGG GAGAACACACTGTTGAAGGCAGAGAATGACAA TCCTCTGGTTCTAAAGATGCTTCTGCTGCAAAGACTATTAGATGGAGGAGGAGAAGAACTAGGAAGAGAGATCGAA GACGAGGAGAATACTGAAGATGAAGAAATTAGTGATCTTGAAGCCATTAATCTCAGCTGCTCCTCAGAGAGTGAAGATGATGCCAGAGGCTATGGATGA
- the LOC121391806 gene encoding LOW QUALITY PROTEIN: BTB/POZ domain-containing protein 10-like (The sequence of the model RefSeq protein was modified relative to this genomic sequence to represent the inferred CDS: inserted 2 bases in 2 codons; deleted 1 base in 1 codon), whose translation MTLIVDGKRFSVSPSLFTRHPNTMLGRMFSTPMEIKPNENGEYRILNGISSHVFRAVLDYYKTGFVNCPSSESIQEVREACDYLLIPFNEKNNQNTNNLRDFLHELSNDGARAQFEEYLEPYIIPAMVHCAREGERECQLVVLMEDDVIEWDDDYPPSVGEEHIQQFMRLIFVGFFKYFENRDIAKEVLREKGLKXIRIGIEGXPTTKEKVKIRPNTGRTEVVYNYIQRPFVRMSWEKEDAKSRHVDFTCVKIKTEIAPDAEAATLMSAEEEEESSEYHMILALDSLGEGMAHPWQEDEKMQIVKLERLKYFKSQQTKRILNTK comes from the exons ATGACTTTGATAGTGGATGGGAAACGCTTTTCAGTGAGTCCATCGTTATTTACAAGACATCCTAACACAATGCTGGGAAG AATGTTTAGTACTCCAATGGAAATCAAACCAAACGAGAATGGAGAATATCGTATATTAAATGGAATATCATCACATGTCTTCAGAGCAGTACTG GATTATTATAAGACAGGTTTTGTTAAT TGTCCCTCGTCAGAATCCATCCAAGAAGTTAGGGAAGCTTGTGACTATCTTTTAATACCTTTCAACGAGAAAAACaatcaaaacacaaacaatctAA GGGACTTCCTTCATGAACTCTCTAATGACGGAGCTAGAGCACAATTTGAAGAATATCTTGAACCTTATATAATACCAGCAATGGTGCATTGTGCTAG AGAAGGAGAAAGAGAATGTCAACTAGTTGTTTTAATGGAAGATGATGTCATTGAATGGGACGATGATTATCCTCCCTCTGTAGGAGAGGAACATATACAAC AGTTCATGCGACTGATCTTTGTcggttttttcaaatattttgaaaacagagATATAGCCAAGGAAGTATTGAGAGAGAAGGGTCTCA AGATTCGTATAGGTATTGAGG TTCcgacaacaaaagaaaaagtcAAAATCAGACCCAATACAGGAAGAACGGAAG TTGTTTATAACTACATACAACGTCCATTTGTACGTATGTCGTGGGAGAAAGAAGATGCCAAGAGTCGCCATGTTGATTTTACATGTGTAAAGATAAAGACTGAGATAGCACCAGATGCTGAAGCAGCCACATTAATGTCAGCTGAAGAGGAAGAGGAGAGCTCTGAATATCACATGATATTGGCACT tgaCTCGCTTGGAGAGGGAATGGCTCATCCATGGCAAGAAGATGAAAAAATGCAGATAGTGAAATTGGAGAGACTGAAATATTTCAAATCGCAACAGACAAAGAGGATACTGAATACCAAGTGA